Proteins encoded together in one Thermomonospora curvata DSM 43183 window:
- a CDS encoding flavin reductase family protein: MTELLPDQTIDADRFRRTLALHAAGVVVVTAAPGGVPAGLTATSFTSVSLDPPLVSFCIARTSTTWPSLRAADRFAINILSDAQADLAARFAHRGIDRFAAPTRWHPAPDGTPLLEGVCAHLLCSPYTTADIGDHVLVVGLVTEAHIREPDQPLLYHRGRFGRFRPQTS; encoded by the coding sequence ATGACCGAACTGCTGCCCGACCAGACGATCGATGCCGACCGGTTCCGCCGGACCCTGGCCCTGCACGCCGCCGGGGTCGTGGTGGTCACCGCGGCCCCCGGCGGCGTGCCGGCCGGGCTGACCGCCACCTCCTTCACCTCGGTCAGCCTGGACCCGCCGCTGGTGTCCTTCTGCATCGCCCGCACCTCCACCACCTGGCCGTCGCTGCGCGCCGCCGACCGCTTTGCGATCAACATCCTCTCCGACGCCCAGGCCGACCTGGCCGCCCGCTTCGCCCACCGCGGCATCGACCGCTTCGCCGCCCCCACCCGCTGGCACCCGGCCCCCGACGGCACCCCGCTGCTGGAGGGCGTGTGCGCCCACCTGCTGTGCAGCCCCTACACCACCGCCGACATCGGCGATCACGTCCTGGTCGTGGGGCTGGTGACCGAGGCCCACATCCGCGAGCCCGACCAGCCGCTGCTCTACCACCGCGGCCGCTTCGGCCGCTTCCGCCCCCAGACCTCCTGA
- a CDS encoding ABC transporter ATP-binding protein codes for MTVSDIAPGPLREDARLAVRIRGLNKRFGEQQILRDFDLDLRRGEFLALVGRSGTGKTTLLRILGGLERADSGTLQVAERTSVVFQDARLIAAQRVWKNVVLGQWRAKGARARALESLREVGLEAKADNWPKTLSGGEAQRVALARALFRSPDLLLLDEPFGALDAFTRARAQQLVISLWRTHRPAVVLVTHDIEEAVAMADRVLVLGGGRIRGDIPVRLERPRDITAPDFNTVKRQVLSLLSHLPERSGDSEENEQP; via the coding sequence ATGACGGTAAGTGACATCGCCCCCGGCCCGCTCCGCGAAGACGCCCGCCTGGCGGTGCGCATCCGCGGCCTGAACAAACGGTTCGGCGAGCAGCAGATCCTGCGTGACTTCGACCTGGACCTGCGGCGCGGGGAGTTCCTGGCGCTGGTCGGCCGCTCCGGCACCGGCAAGACCACGCTGCTGCGGATCCTGGGTGGCCTGGAACGCGCCGACTCTGGAACGTTGCAAGTGGCCGAGCGCACCTCGGTGGTCTTCCAGGACGCCCGGCTGATCGCCGCCCAGCGGGTCTGGAAGAACGTGGTGCTCGGCCAGTGGCGCGCCAAGGGCGCCCGCGCCCGCGCGCTGGAGTCGCTGCGCGAGGTCGGGCTGGAGGCCAAGGCCGACAACTGGCCCAAGACCCTCTCCGGCGGGGAGGCCCAGCGGGTCGCGCTCGCCCGCGCCCTGTTCCGCTCCCCGGACCTGCTGCTGCTGGATGAGCCCTTCGGCGCGCTGGACGCCTTCACCCGGGCCCGCGCCCAGCAACTGGTGATCAGCCTGTGGCGGACGCACCGCCCGGCGGTGGTGCTGGTCACCCACGACATCGAGGAAGCGGTCGCCATGGCCGACCGGGTGCTGGTGCTCGGCGGCGGCCGGATCCGCGGCGATATCCCCGTCCGGCTGGAACGGCCGCGCGATATCACCGCGCCCGATTTCAACACCGTCAAACGGCAGGTGCTGAGCCTGCTGTCCCACCTGCCGGAACGCTCCGGCGATAGCGAGGAGAACGAGCAACCGTGA
- a CDS encoding ABC transporter permease, producing the protein MTVVDDAAKARPLPVRTLRWHPAQRRSARPRRRGRALDLAVRALVPVALLAAWQLVASLGWVDPQVLPGPLVIVDAYAELLRTGELQAALPVSLQRAGIGLAIGGGTGLLLGVAAGLWAAAERLYDAPLQMLRTIPFIAMVPLFIVWFGIGEESKIALIVGASIFPVYLNTYHGIRGIDRRLIELAQTFELSRRQVIGLIVVPLAMPQILVGLRYAAGTALLALVAAEQINTVSGIGYILNNANQNQRTDIIIAGILVYAALGIVVDVLMRLLEKALLPWRLTHDGK; encoded by the coding sequence ATGACGGTGGTGGACGACGCGGCTAAGGCCCGGCCGCTGCCGGTCCGCACCCTGCGGTGGCATCCGGCCCAGCGGCGCAGCGCCCGCCCCCGGCGCCGCGGCCGCGCCCTCGACCTGGCCGTCCGCGCCCTGGTGCCGGTGGCGCTGCTGGCCGCCTGGCAACTGGTCGCCTCCCTGGGCTGGGTGGACCCCCAGGTGCTGCCCGGCCCGCTGGTCATCGTCGATGCCTACGCCGAGCTGCTGCGCACCGGCGAGCTGCAGGCCGCGCTGCCGGTCTCGCTGCAGCGGGCCGGGATCGGGCTGGCCATCGGCGGCGGCACCGGGCTGCTGCTGGGCGTGGCGGCCGGGCTGTGGGCGGCCGCCGAACGGCTGTACGACGCGCCGTTGCAGATGCTGCGCACCATCCCGTTCATCGCCATGGTGCCGCTGTTCATCGTGTGGTTCGGCATCGGCGAGGAATCCAAGATCGCGCTGATCGTCGGCGCCTCGATCTTCCCCGTCTACCTGAACACCTACCACGGCATCCGCGGCATCGACCGGCGGCTGATCGAGCTGGCGCAGACCTTCGAGCTGAGCCGCCGCCAGGTGATCGGGCTGATCGTCGTCCCGCTGGCGATGCCGCAGATCCTGGTCGGGCTGCGCTATGCGGCCGGCACCGCGCTGCTGGCGCTGGTGGCGGCCGAGCAGATCAACACCGTCAGCGGCATCGGCTACATCCTCAACAACGCCAACCAGAACCAGCGCACCGACATCATCATCGCCGGAATCCTCGTCTACGCGGCGCTGGGGATCGTCGTGGACGTGCTGATGCGGCTGCTGGAGAAGGCACTGCTGCCGTGGAGGCTCACCCATGACGGTAAGTGA
- a CDS encoding LLM class flavin-dependent oxidoreductase produces MSPRQLHLNINVNSSGRHPASWRVQPDPLGFLKPEYFETIGRLAERGKLDAVFLSDGYDYGAPRVSRPWQSLDPIVPLTAIARVTEHVGLVATISTTFNHPVNIARRVASLDHISGGRAAWNVVASRAASTAALFGLEALPDHDVRYERAEETVEAVKALWEGWEEDALVADQRTGRFADTSKIHPVSYRGRHVTVEGVLNVPRSPQGRPVILQAGGSPQGVALAARHADAVFTVNHTLEAAKDFAGRVRSLAARHGRRPEEILILPGLFPVLGSTEKEARERKDWLDELAGEEEELVGLAATIGLDPADLKLDAELPWEKVEAVSSFGGSQGFRAAVLELARRERLTVRQLLKRNPSGHRSVVGTPEQVADTIEEWFSAGAADGFNLNADFFPDGLELTVEHLIPELQRRGLFRREYESATLRGNLGLPIPGR; encoded by the coding sequence ATGAGCCCCAGGCAACTGCACCTGAACATCAACGTCAACAGCAGCGGGCGGCACCCCGCCTCCTGGCGGGTCCAGCCCGACCCGCTGGGCTTCCTCAAGCCCGAGTACTTCGAGACGATCGGCCGGCTCGCCGAGCGGGGCAAGCTGGATGCGGTCTTCCTCTCCGACGGCTACGACTACGGCGCGCCGCGGGTGTCGCGGCCCTGGCAGTCGCTGGACCCGATCGTCCCGCTGACCGCCATCGCCCGCGTCACCGAGCACGTGGGGCTGGTGGCCACCATCTCGACCACCTTCAACCACCCGGTCAACATCGCCCGCCGCGTCGCCTCGTTGGACCACATCTCCGGTGGGCGCGCCGCCTGGAACGTGGTGGCCTCCCGCGCCGCCTCCACCGCCGCGCTGTTCGGCCTGGAGGCGCTGCCCGACCACGATGTCCGCTACGAGCGGGCCGAGGAGACGGTCGAGGCGGTCAAGGCGCTGTGGGAGGGCTGGGAGGAGGACGCCCTGGTCGCCGACCAGCGCACCGGGCGTTTCGCCGACACCTCCAAGATCCACCCGGTCTCCTACCGGGGCCGGCATGTGACGGTGGAGGGGGTGCTCAACGTGCCCCGCTCCCCGCAGGGCCGGCCGGTGATCTTGCAGGCGGGCGGCTCCCCGCAGGGGGTGGCGCTGGCCGCCCGGCACGCCGATGCGGTCTTCACCGTCAACCACACCCTGGAGGCGGCCAAGGACTTCGCCGGCCGGGTGCGGTCGCTGGCGGCCCGGCACGGCCGGCGTCCGGAGGAGATCTTGATCCTGCCCGGCCTGTTCCCGGTGCTCGGCAGCACCGAGAAAGAGGCGCGCGAGCGCAAGGACTGGCTGGATGAGCTGGCCGGGGAGGAAGAGGAGCTGGTCGGTCTGGCCGCCACGATCGGGCTCGACCCGGCGGATTTGAAGCTGGACGCCGAACTGCCCTGGGAGAAGGTGGAGGCGGTCTCCTCCTTCGGCGGCAGCCAGGGGTTCCGCGCCGCCGTCTTGGAGCTGGCCCGCCGTGAGCGGCTGACCGTCCGCCAGTTGCTCAAGCGCAACCCCTCCGGGCACCGCAGCGTGGTCGGCACGCCCGAACAGGTCGCCGACACCATCGAGGAGTGGTTCTCGGCCGGGGCCGCCGACGGTTTCAACCTCAACGCCGACTTCTTCCCCGACGGCCTGGAGCTGACCGTCGAGCACCTGATCCCCGAGCTGCAGCGCCGGGGCCTGTTCCGCCGCGAGTACGAGTCGGCCACGTTGCGCGGCAATCTCGGGCTGCCGATCCCGGGACGCTGA
- a CDS encoding ABC transporter substrate-binding protein: MKFRKTIAALASAVLAVSPAACGGGDSDDGGTLVVGFQDNGFPTLVEKSGVLKGAPYKVEWALLTGPAANLSALYSKKIDIGHMGDTSLTIEQANARQEWTAGNAPLKIVAGWRPGLDTDYPQIVTAVRTDAGINSLKDLRGRKWAYNFGGYNHAHYLASLIKAGLTEKDIKPVQFADGNTSAAGFNSGQTEVYSGLPGPILESLDSGKAKILLTEKDTGVPGLHVWTARADVLADPVKDRNLRDFFTRLAGYWDWHQANLPTVKQTLKDVLKLSDRRAEFEAGTRAARYRLLDEELIKREQKVADVLFAGNAIKRKVDVTLSYDPRYNTAQKAQPLYE; this comes from the coding sequence GTGAAATTCCGGAAGACCATCGCGGCACTGGCATCGGCGGTCCTGGCGGTGTCGCCGGCCGCTTGCGGAGGCGGCGATTCCGACGACGGCGGCACCCTGGTCGTCGGCTTCCAGGACAACGGCTTCCCCACCCTGGTGGAAAAGTCCGGGGTGCTCAAGGGCGCCCCCTACAAGGTGGAGTGGGCGCTGCTGACCGGCCCGGCCGCCAACTTGTCGGCGCTCTACAGCAAGAAGATCGACATCGGGCACATGGGGGACACCTCCCTGACCATCGAGCAGGCCAACGCCCGCCAGGAGTGGACCGCCGGCAACGCCCCGCTGAAGATCGTCGCCGGCTGGCGGCCCGGCCTGGACACCGACTACCCCCAGATCGTCACCGCGGTGCGCACCGACGCCGGCATCAACTCCCTCAAGGACCTGCGCGGCCGCAAGTGGGCCTACAACTTCGGCGGTTACAACCACGCCCACTACCTGGCGTCGCTGATCAAGGCCGGGCTCACCGAAAAGGACATCAAGCCCGTCCAGTTCGCCGACGGCAACACCTCCGCCGCCGGCTTCAACTCCGGTCAGACCGAGGTCTACTCCGGCCTGCCGGGGCCGATCCTGGAGTCGCTGGACTCGGGCAAGGCCAAGATCCTGCTGACTGAGAAGGACACCGGCGTGCCGGGGCTGCACGTGTGGACCGCCCGCGCCGACGTGCTCGCCGACCCGGTCAAGGACCGCAACCTGCGCGACTTCTTCACCCGGCTGGCGGGCTACTGGGACTGGCACCAGGCCAACCTGCCCACCGTCAAGCAGACCCTCAAGGACGTGCTGAAGCTGTCGGATCGGCGCGCCGAGTTCGAGGCCGGCACCCGCGCCGCCCGCTACCGGCTGCTGGACGAGGAGCTGATCAAGCGGGAGCAGAAGGTCGCCGACGTGCTCTTCGCCGGCAACGCCATCAAGCGGAAGGTGGACGTCACCCTCTCCTACGACCCCCGCTACAACACCGCACAGAAGGCCCAGCCGTTGTATGAGTGA
- a CDS encoding TauD/TfdA dioxygenase family protein, with the protein MPKVVRIGGRIGAEIIGADLTDPDAFPTEEINRLLLEHKALIFRDAGLDEAGHRDFAARFGALTRAHPTVPSAEGLPEVLAVDADTGHRANVWHTDVTFVRTPPKISTLRAIKLPPYGGDTLIANAAAAYRDLPEPLRELADRLWAVHSNAYDYATPAKSAEYRRVFTSKVYQTAHPVVREHPETGERTLFIGGFAQRIVGLSGTESRDILRILQSYVTRPENIVRVRWNVGDLVVFDNRITQHYAPDDYDDRPRLLHRITVAGGPVTGLDGRQSYVVEGDDATDYTAPVKAA; encoded by the coding sequence ATGCCGAAGGTCGTCCGGATCGGCGGCCGGATCGGCGCCGAGATCATCGGCGCCGACCTCACCGACCCCGACGCGTTTCCCACCGAGGAGATCAACAGGCTGCTGCTGGAGCACAAGGCGCTGATCTTCCGCGACGCCGGGCTGGACGAGGCCGGGCACCGCGACTTCGCCGCCCGCTTCGGCGCGCTGACCCGGGCGCACCCCACGGTGCCGTCCGCCGAGGGGCTGCCGGAGGTGCTGGCGGTGGACGCCGACACCGGGCACCGCGCCAACGTCTGGCACACCGACGTGACCTTCGTGCGCACCCCGCCCAAGATCAGCACGCTGCGCGCCATCAAACTCCCCCCGTACGGGGGCGACACCCTGATCGCCAACGCCGCCGCGGCCTACCGCGACCTGCCCGAGCCGCTGCGGGAGCTGGCCGACCGGCTGTGGGCGGTGCACAGCAACGCCTACGACTACGCCACGCCCGCCAAGAGCGCCGAGTACCGGCGGGTCTTCACCTCGAAGGTCTACCAGACCGCGCACCCGGTCGTCCGCGAGCACCCGGAGACGGGGGAGCGGACCTTGTTCATCGGCGGCTTCGCCCAGCGGATCGTCGGGCTGTCGGGCACCGAGTCCCGCGACATCCTGCGCATCCTGCAGTCGTATGTGACCCGCCCGGAGAACATCGTGCGCGTCCGCTGGAACGTCGGCGACCTGGTGGTGTTCGACAACCGGATCACCCAGCACTACGCCCCCGACGACTATGACGACCGGCCCCGCCTGCTGCACCGCATCACCGTCGCCGGCGGGCCGGTGACCGGGCTGGACGGCCGGCAGAGCTACGTGGTGGAAGGCGACGACGCGACCGACTACACCGCTCCCGTCAAGGCCGCCTGA
- a CDS encoding sulfotransferase family protein, which yields MFLPDVLVIGAPKAGTTALHSGLARHPQLFMSPVKEPKFFLTDGPPPSRGGPGDAQTYREHIWRRSDYEALFDAAPAGALRGESTPFYLHDLDAQVRIRRLIPDVRMIAVLRDPVERAHSNWAHLWAAGLEPISDVVEACAAQERRVQAGWAAFWRYIDLGRYGEQLQHLFKLFPREQVLLLRYEELRDEPAATLDRICAFLGVQTGLLDALPKENVTRHVADSPANRALQALLRGGARIGAHMPQAVRKTARRPFLSLLQRDPRTRRPPTPQQRAQLLPYFEDDIALVSEITGWDCSDWLKV from the coding sequence ATGTTCTTGCCCGACGTCCTGGTGATCGGTGCCCCCAAGGCCGGTACGACCGCCCTGCACAGCGGATTGGCCCGTCATCCCCAGCTGTTCATGTCCCCGGTCAAGGAGCCGAAGTTCTTCCTGACCGACGGGCCGCCGCCCAGTCGGGGCGGCCCCGGCGACGCGCAGACCTACCGGGAGCACATCTGGCGGCGCTCCGACTACGAGGCGCTCTTCGACGCCGCCCCCGCCGGTGCGCTGCGGGGTGAGAGCACCCCCTTTTACCTGCACGACCTGGACGCCCAGGTGCGGATCCGGCGGCTGATCCCCGACGTGCGGATGATCGCGGTGCTGCGGGACCCGGTGGAACGCGCCCACTCCAACTGGGCGCACCTGTGGGCGGCGGGACTGGAGCCGATCAGCGACGTGGTGGAGGCGTGCGCCGCCCAGGAGCGGCGGGTGCAGGCCGGCTGGGCGGCCTTTTGGCGCTATATCGACCTGGGCAGGTACGGCGAGCAACTGCAGCACCTGTTCAAGCTGTTTCCGCGCGAGCAGGTGCTCTTGCTGCGCTATGAGGAGCTGCGCGACGAGCCCGCCGCCACGCTGGACCGGATCTGCGCCTTCCTCGGCGTGCAGACGGGACTGCTGGATGCGCTCCCCAAGGAGAACGTGACCCGGCACGTGGCCGACTCCCCCGCCAACCGGGCGTTGCAGGCGCTGCTGCGCGGCGGGGCGCGGATCGGCGCCCACATGCCGCAGGCCGTCCGCAAGACGGCGCGCCGGCCCTTTTTGTCCCTGCTCCAGCGGGACCCGCGCACCCGCCGGCCGCCCACCCCGCAGCAGCGCGCGCAGTTGCTGCCCTACTTCGAAGACGACATCGCGCTCGTGTCGGAGATCACCGGCTGGGACTGCTCGGACTGGCTCAAGGTCTGA
- a CDS encoding acyl-CoA dehydrogenase family protein, with protein sequence MSDRADAFWERLGPVLDAIAEGAHDRDRRRRYATEHLAELGRIGFWALTVPREYGGLGLGPDAVAEAIMRLAAVDGSLGQIPQNHFNTVDRVVLTGTEEQRRRHLPLLVRGGFYGNAAAEPGDRRPGEAATTLTRTADGWSLSGRKVYATGALLADVVAVLARTPAGEQVTVLVPRDAEGVTINDDWDGFGQRTTASGSAVFQDVRVADLDVLPWPDDPRLAYRISAHAQLMHAAIDAGIAEGAAGEAVALARRVHGARGSGAARFTEDALGMAELGELHLAATTARRMVEAAAVELTGLTDTSPLPKVPAAFYAVMQAKIVSTRAALQVAQGLFDVGGAGSTRAGLGLDRYWRDARTHTLHDAVRWKPHSLGKWLAEGLVADPWSLGAPLRRLTDLVDLPEPNGSDIP encoded by the coding sequence ATGAGTGACCGAGCCGACGCGTTCTGGGAGCGGCTGGGGCCCGTCCTGGACGCCATCGCCGAAGGCGCGCACGACCGCGACCGGCGGCGCCGCTACGCCACCGAACACCTGGCCGAACTGGGCCGGATCGGGTTCTGGGCGCTGACCGTCCCCCGCGAGTACGGCGGGTTGGGCCTGGGCCCGGACGCGGTCGCCGAGGCGATCATGCGGTTGGCGGCGGTGGACGGCAGCCTCGGCCAGATCCCGCAAAACCACTTCAACACCGTCGATCGCGTGGTGCTGACCGGCACCGAGGAGCAGCGGAGGCGGCACCTGCCCCTGCTGGTCCGCGGCGGTTTTTACGGCAACGCCGCCGCCGAGCCCGGCGACCGCCGGCCCGGCGAGGCCGCCACCACCCTCACCCGCACCGCCGACGGCTGGTCGCTGAGCGGCCGCAAGGTCTATGCCACCGGCGCGCTGCTGGCCGATGTGGTGGCGGTGCTGGCCCGCACCCCGGCCGGGGAGCAGGTCACCGTGCTGGTGCCGCGCGACGCCGAGGGCGTGACCATCAACGACGACTGGGACGGCTTTGGACAGCGCACCACCGCCTCCGGCTCGGCGGTCTTCCAGGACGTGCGCGTCGCCGACCTCGACGTGCTGCCCTGGCCGGACGACCCCCGCCTGGCCTACCGGATCTCCGCGCACGCCCAGCTCATGCACGCCGCGATCGACGCCGGCATCGCCGAGGGCGCGGCGGGGGAGGCGGTCGCCTTGGCCCGCCGCGTTCACGGGGCGCGCGGCAGCGGGGCCGCCCGCTTCACCGAGGACGCGCTCGGCATGGCCGAGCTGGGCGAGCTGCACCTGGCCGCGACCACGGCGCGGCGCATGGTGGAGGCGGCGGCGGTCGAGCTGACCGGCCTGACGGACACCTCGCCCCTGCCGAAGGTGCCGGCCGCCTTCTACGCGGTGATGCAAGCCAAGATCGTCTCCACTCGGGCGGCGCTGCAGGTTGCGCAGGGGCTGTTCGACGTGGGCGGGGCCGGCTCCACCCGCGCCGGGCTCGGCCTGGACCGCTACTGGCGGGACGCCCGCACGCACACGCTGCACGACGCCGTCCGCTGGAAGCCCCACTCGCTCGGCAAGTGGCTGGCCGAAGGACTGGTGGCCGATCCATGGAGTCTGGGCGCCCCGCTGCGGCGCCTCACCGATCTTGTCGATCTGCCGGAACCGAACGGGAGTGACATCCCATGA
- a CDS encoding rhodanese-like domain-containing protein: MPTRISAADLRALIEDETTQIAFLDLRSPLRRDKDGHIAATSNIPYQELEPRIGRAVPHRDIPIVLASEPELDARGAQILQRLGYRDVRVLDGGIAAWRRAGGRVYTGTNVRSKTLGEWIERRFGTPTVDATTVRKWQESGEDVVIVDSRTLAEYRHHHIPGGLYTGGGVEAVYRISAAVRSPSTRVVVNCQGRTRGIVGAQSLIDLGLDNPVYSLRNGTPAWQEAGYELAKGEGEHLPAPAQAPAAGRAWAERTLRELAVPSLGSAELNALLGEASVTVYLLDVRSAEEYAAGHLPGSVSVPGGVLLQNTDDHLVVRGAHVVLIDGPDRIRAAGTARWLRYLHDGPISVTTPDTEITAVPAPPLPAADAEQIPWARFAADRGAHRVYDLRSSAAYLAGHIAGSVHARRETLDRLAAETPDGTFLLVGDATFDPSHIAADLSGRGVRAAVLHGGVEAVAEPLTTADPVLAAGVQDQVGPPDFGPERDAWYREYFAWELSLLEQTAGDPLFDFEGIFRRWTS; the protein is encoded by the coding sequence ATGCCCACGCGGATATCCGCGGCGGATCTGCGCGCCCTGATCGAGGACGAGACGACCCAGATCGCCTTCCTCGACCTGCGCTCCCCGCTGCGGCGCGACAAGGACGGCCACATCGCCGCCACGTCCAACATCCCCTACCAGGAGCTCGAACCCCGCATCGGGCGGGCCGTGCCGCACCGCGACATCCCGATCGTGCTGGCGTCCGAGCCGGAGCTGGACGCGCGGGGCGCGCAGATCCTGCAGCGGCTCGGCTACCGCGACGTGCGGGTGCTCGACGGTGGGATCGCCGCCTGGCGCCGGGCCGGCGGCCGCGTCTACACCGGCACCAACGTGCGCAGCAAGACGCTCGGCGAGTGGATCGAACGCCGCTTCGGCACCCCCACCGTCGATGCGACCACGGTGCGCAAGTGGCAGGAGTCCGGCGAGGACGTGGTGATCGTGGACAGCCGCACCCTCGCCGAGTACCGCCACCACCACATCCCCGGCGGCCTGTACACCGGCGGCGGCGTCGAGGCCGTCTACCGCATCAGCGCGGCCGTCCGCAGCCCGAGCACCCGCGTCGTGGTCAACTGCCAGGGCCGCACGCGCGGCATCGTGGGCGCCCAGTCCCTGATCGACCTCGGGCTGGACAACCCCGTCTACTCGCTGCGCAACGGCACCCCCGCCTGGCAGGAGGCCGGCTACGAACTGGCCAAGGGCGAGGGCGAGCACCTGCCCGCCCCCGCCCAAGCGCCCGCCGCCGGCCGGGCGTGGGCCGAGCGCACCCTGCGCGAGCTGGCCGTGCCGTCATTGGGCTCCGCCGAGCTGAACGCGCTGCTGGGCGAGGCGTCGGTGACCGTCTACCTGCTGGATGTGCGTTCCGCCGAGGAGTACGCCGCCGGGCACCTGCCGGGCAGCGTCTCAGTCCCCGGCGGCGTACTCCTCCAGAACACCGACGACCACCTGGTGGTGCGCGGCGCCCACGTCGTCCTGATCGACGGCCCCGACCGGATCCGGGCCGCCGGCACCGCCCGCTGGCTCCGCTACCTGCACGACGGCCCGATCTCGGTGACGACGCCCGACACCGAGATCACCGCCGTCCCCGCGCCGCCGCTGCCGGCCGCGGACGCCGAGCAGATCCCCTGGGCGCGTTTCGCCGCCGACCGCGGTGCCCACCGGGTGTACGACCTGCGCTCCAGCGCGGCCTACCTGGCCGGGCACATCGCCGGGTCGGTGCACGCCCGCCGGGAGACGCTGGACCGGCTGGCCGCCGAGACCCCCGATGGAACGTTCCTCCTGGTCGGCGACGCCACCTTCGACCCCTCCCACATCGCCGCCGACCTGAGCGGGCGCGGGGTGCGCGCGGCGGTGCTGCACGGCGGCGTGGAAGCGGTGGCCGAACCGTTGACCACCGCCGACCCGGTGCTCGCCGCCGGCGTCCAAGACCAGGTCGGCCCGCCGGACTTCGGCCCCGAACGCGACGCCTGGTACCGCGAGTACTTCGCCTGGGAGCTGTCGCTGCTGGAGCAGACCGCCGGCGACCCGCTGTTCGACTTCGAAGGCATCTTCCGGCGGTGGACGTCATGA
- a CDS encoding cupin domain-containing protein, which translates to MTDRAPQADRTAAGNAAWHRKLEHIRAGELTSDTAQTSGMRRFEAISGKTVGSRRLWMGRTHVAPVTSSGDHHHGEAETAIYVVSGHPVFVFAEGEEEVRIETSPGDYIFVPPYVPHREENPSPDEEAVVVIARSTQEGIVVNLPSLWAPVEVPPQAQQECGDTGRSSS; encoded by the coding sequence ATGACCGACCGAGCACCCCAGGCCGACCGGACCGCCGCGGGCAACGCCGCCTGGCACCGCAAGCTGGAGCACATCCGCGCCGGCGAGCTGACCTCCGACACCGCGCAGACCTCGGGGATGCGGCGGTTCGAGGCGATCTCCGGCAAGACCGTCGGATCGCGGCGGCTGTGGATGGGACGCACCCATGTCGCCCCCGTCACCAGCTCCGGCGACCACCACCACGGCGAGGCCGAGACGGCGATCTACGTCGTCTCCGGCCACCCGGTGTTCGTGTTCGCCGAGGGCGAGGAGGAGGTGCGGATCGAGACCTCGCCCGGCGACTACATCTTCGTGCCGCCGTACGTGCCGCACCGGGAGGAGAATCCTTCTCCGGACGAGGAGGCGGTCGTCGTGATCGCCCGCAGCACGCAGGAGGGCATCGTGGTCAATTTGCCGAGCCTGTGGGCGCCCGTGGAGGTGCCGCCGCAGGCGCAGCAGGAGTGCGGCGACACCGGAAGATCATCCTCATGA
- a CDS encoding IclR family transcriptional regulator, translated as MTDAAGHGERAALPRQGTQAVDRAIAVLRSFESAAQLTVTEIAHRLGLTVSTAHRIVRALHAAGMLGQDPVTERYFLGPSVAILGRLALERMGSTLMHPELIALRDKTGEAVSLGVRVGDEVAVLLHEQSPHPLRYDQEPGARNPIHVCAMGKTLLAFGDQRVAMSEPFRRFTPTTITTRAELEAELARIRRRGYATNNEERIVGVRAVAAPVRDHADRTIAAVALQGPAVRFGDDRLPELAAAVRATADRLTALHRSP; from the coding sequence ATGACGGACGCCGCTGGTCACGGCGAGCGGGCCGCGCTCCCCCGGCAGGGCACCCAGGCGGTCGACCGGGCGATCGCCGTGCTGCGCTCCTTTGAGAGCGCGGCCCAGCTCACCGTCACCGAGATCGCCCACCGGCTGGGCCTGACCGTCAGCACCGCGCACCGCATCGTCCGCGCCCTGCACGCGGCGGGCATGCTGGGCCAGGACCCGGTCACCGAGCGGTACTTCCTCGGGCCGTCGGTGGCGATCCTCGGCCGGCTCGCGCTGGAGCGCATGGGCAGCACGCTGATGCATCCGGAGCTGATCGCGCTGCGCGACAAGACCGGCGAGGCCGTCAGTTTGGGGGTGCGCGTCGGCGACGAGGTGGCGGTGCTGCTGCACGAGCAGTCCCCGCACCCGCTGCGCTACGACCAAGAGCCCGGGGCGCGCAACCCCATCCACGTGTGCGCGATGGGCAAGACGCTGCTGGCCTTCGGGGATCAGCGGGTCGCCATGAGCGAGCCGTTCCGGCGTTTCACGCCCACGACCATCACCACCCGCGCCGAGCTGGAGGCGGAGCTGGCGCGGATCCGGCGGCGCGGTTATGCCACGAACAACGAAGAGCGCATCGTCGGCGTGCGCGCCGTCGCCGCCCCGGTCCGCGACCACGCCGACCGCACGATCGCGGCCGTCGCGCTGCAGGGGCCGGCCGTGCGGTTCGGCGACGACCGGCTGCCGGAGCTGGCGGCGGCCGTGCGCGCCACCGCCGACCGGCTCACCGCGCTGCACCGCTCTCCCTGA